The Cellulomonas sp. S1-8 genomic sequence TGTCCACCCTGGAGATCCGCGACCTGCACGTCAGCGTCGAGACGAAGGAGGGCGCCAAGCCCATCCTGCGCGGCGTCGACCTCACCATCAACACCGGTGAGACCCACGCCATCATGGGCCCCAACGGGTCCGGCAAGTCCACGCTGGCCTACTCGCTGGCCGGGCACCCGAAGTACCAGATCACGTCCGGCACCGTGCTGCTCGACGGCGCCGACGTGCTGGCGATGAGCGTCGACGAGCGCGCCCGTGCGGGCATGTTCCTCGCGATGCAGTACCCCGTCGAGGTGCCGGGCGTGTCGGTGTCGAACTTCCTGCGGACCGCGAAGACCGCGATCGACGGCCAGGCGCCGCCGCTGCGCTCGTGGGTCAAGGACATGCGCACCGCCATGGAGGACCTGCGCATGGACCCGACGTTCGCCGAGCGCTCGGTCAACGAGGGCTTCTCCGGCGGGGAGAAGAAGCGCCACGAGATCCTGCAGATGGAGCTCCTGAAGCCGCGCTTCGCGATCCTCGACGAGACGGACTCCGGCCTGGACGTCGACGCACTGCGCGTCGTGTCCGAGGGCGTGAACCGCGCGCGGTCCACCGGTGAGGTCGGCGTCCTGCTGATCACGCACTACACGCGGATCCTGCGGTACATCACGCCGGACTTCGTCCACGTCTTCGTCGACGGCCGGATCGCCGAGGAGGGCGGGCCGGAGCTGGCCGAGCGCCTCGAGAACGAGGGCTACGACCGCTTCCTGCCGGCCGCCACGTCCGCCTGAGCCGCTCACGGCGGCCGCCGGCACCACCGGCGGCCGCCTCCCGTCCGCACGGAGGACCGATGACCAGCACGCTCGAGCCGCTGCTGAGCGGCGGAGTCGGCGGCACCGCCGCGAGCACTGCCGAGAGCACTGCCGACGACGCTGCCGACGGCGCGACGCTGTCGGCGGCCGAGCTCGCCGCCGTGCGCGCCGACTTCCCGCTGCTCGAGCGCACGCTGCGCGACGGCCGCCCGCTGGTGTACCTCGACAGCGGCGCGACGTCGCAGAAGCCCGAGGTCGTCCTCGACGCCGAGCAGGACTTCTACGTGCGGCGCAACGCCGCCGTGCACCGCGGCGCGCACCAGCTCGCGGAGGAGGCCACGGAGGCGTTCGAGGACGCGCGGGCGCGTGTCGCGGGCTTCGTCGGGGCGACCCCGGGCGAGCTCGTGTGGACGTCGAACGCGACGGCCGCGATCAACCTCGTCGCCTACGCGATGTCGAACGCGTCCGCGGGTCGCGGGGGAGCGGCGGCGCGCCGGTTCGCCCTGGCGCCGGGTGACGAGATCGTCGTCACCGAGGCGGAGCACCACGCCAACCTCGTGCCGTGGCAGGAGCTCGCCGCCCGCACGGGCGCGACGCTGCGCTGGCTCGGGGTCGACGACGACGGCCGCATCCGCCACGACGACCTCGCGAGCGTGGTCACCGAGCGGACGCGCGTGCTGGCGTTCACCCACGCGTCGAACGTGACCGGCGCGATCACGCCGGTCGAGGCGTTCGTCGCCCGCGCCCGCGAGGTCGGGGCGCTCACGGTGCTCGACGCGTGCCAGTCGGTGCCGCACCTGCCGGTGGACCTGCAGGGGCTCGGCGTGGACTTCGCCGCGTTCTCCGGGCACAAGATGTACGGGCCGACGGGCGTGGGCGCGCTGTACGGGCGACGCGAGCTGCTCGAGGCGATGCCGCCGGTGTCGACCGGTGGCTCGATGGTCGAGGTCGTCACCATGGAGGCCACGACGTACGCGCCGCCCCCGCAGCGGTTCGAGGCCGGGACGCAGATGGTGTCGCAGGCCGTCGCGCTCGGCGCGGCCGCGCAGTACCTGGGCGAGCTCGGCATGGCGGGCGTCGCGGCGCACGAGCGCCACCTGACCCGGCTGCTGCTGGACGCCGTGGCCTCCGTGCCGGGCGTGCGGGTGATCGGCCCCACCGACGACGTCGACCGGCTCGCTGCCGTGTCGTTCGTCGTGGACGGCGTGCACG encodes the following:
- a CDS encoding cysteine desulfurase — protein: MTSTLEPLLSGGVGGTAASTAESTADDAADGATLSAAELAAVRADFPLLERTLRDGRPLVYLDSGATSQKPEVVLDAEQDFYVRRNAAVHRGAHQLAEEATEAFEDARARVAGFVGATPGELVWTSNATAAINLVAYAMSNASAGRGGAAARRFALAPGDEIVVTEAEHHANLVPWQELAARTGATLRWLGVDDDGRIRHDDLASVVTERTRVLAFTHASNVTGAITPVEAFVARAREVGALTVLDACQSVPHLPVDLQGLGVDFAAFSGHKMYGPTGVGALYGRRELLEAMPPVSTGGSMVEVVTMEATTYAPPPQRFEAGTQMVSQAVALGAAAQYLGELGMAGVAAHERHLTRLLLDAVASVPGVRVIGPTDDVDRLAAVSFVVDGVHAHDVGQVLDDAGIAVRVGHHCAQPLHRRFGVAATARASAGVYTTDDDVAAFREALAGVRAFFGMHDATTDGSAA
- the sufC gene encoding Fe-S cluster assembly ATPase SufC; its protein translation is MSTLEIRDLHVSVETKEGAKPILRGVDLTINTGETHAIMGPNGSGKSTLAYSLAGHPKYQITSGTVLLDGADVLAMSVDERARAGMFLAMQYPVEVPGVSVSNFLRTAKTAIDGQAPPLRSWVKDMRTAMEDLRMDPTFAERSVNEGFSGGEKKRHEILQMELLKPRFAILDETDSGLDVDALRVVSEGVNRARSTGEVGVLLITHYTRILRYITPDFVHVFVDGRIAEEGGPELAERLENEGYDRFLPAATSA